In Nematostella vectensis chromosome 2, jaNemVect1.1, whole genome shotgun sequence, one genomic interval encodes:
- the LOC5515703 gene encoding melatonin receptor type 1C — MATNSTAQNLTTLKVTDFATIETSFTAIALLVIMLLTIIGNLMVCYVVLSNKRLWTEMNMFLVNLAFGDLAVGLICMVFPLITAIKREWIFGRGILCQLNACCNSVLFCSTIFTHTVISIDRYIVIVHPMKKIMTRKKAALMIVGVWVFSVFIVLGPVFGWGRMEYNASTLQCGFGFPRDKMASMYIVIVAIIAFIIPLLIMTYTYIRIYISVLEHTRRMSETATAMPQQAVFSAQKRIVFTFFIALLAFFACWAPFFSFIAFAVVVKNPHDIPHGLGLASYVCGFINSACNPFIIGLRSKQFKSGFSRILCCCRGRDPKSSDSARRLKADKTISSRTMTDYDPDKDSVFESAPQKKRPLLPRRTEERVGTDARARNGSSLGTESVTHSDKPLLRDPLDEMDELTLPKKHKVHMVRPRKRSSESSECASQRSAKAVSYKQFLHVKGDSSWRESGV; from the coding sequence ATGGCGACGAATTCCACGGCCCAGAACTTGACTACTCTCAAAGTAACAGACTTCGCAACCATCGAGACTTCATTCACAGCAATAGCCTTACTGGTGATCATGCTATTGACCATCATCGGGAATTTGATGGTTTGTTACGTGGTTCTAAGTAACAAGCGCTTGTGGACGGAGATGAACATGTTTTTGGTGAATTTAGCATTTGGTGACCTCGCGGTTGGTCTGATTTGTATGGTATTTCCACTCATCACAGCTATCAAGAGGGAGTGGATTTTCGGCCGAGGGATCTTATGTCAACTGAATGCCTGCTGTAACTCCGTCCTATTCTGCAGTACCATCTTTACACATACTGTCATCAGCATTGACAGATACATCGTTATTGTTCACCCAATGAAGAAAATAATGACACGCAAGAAAGCGGCTCTCATGATCGTCGGAGTCTGGGTCTTCTCTGTGTTCATTGTCCTCGGCCCTGTGTTTGGTTGGGGAAGAATGGAGTACAACGCTTCTACCTTACAGTGTGGATTCGGTTTCCCGCGAGATAAAATGGCATCCATGTATATCGTAATCGTGGCTATAATAGCGTTTATTATCCCCTTGCTTATCATGACCTACACCTACATAAGGATCTACATAAGCGTGCTTGAACATACTCGGAGAATGTCTGAGACTGCCACTGCGATGCCGCAACAGGCCGTTTTCAGCGCACAAAAGAGAATCGTGTTCACATTCTTTATAGCTTTGCTAGCATTCTTCGCATGCTGGGCGCCGTTTTTCAGTTTTATCGCTTTTGCGGTGGTGGTCAAAAATCCGCATGATATACCGCATGGACTAGGATTGGCCTCTTATGTTTGCGGTTTTATAAACTCTGCCTGTAACCCTTTCATAATCGGGCTGAGAAGCAAGCAGTTCAAGTCCGGATTCTCGCGTATTCTCTGCTGTTGTCGTGGAAGAGACCCTAAGAGCAGTGACAGCGCAAGAAGGCTTAAAGCCGACAAAACGATCAGTAGCCGAACCATGACCGACTACGATCCGGACAAAGATAGCGTATTTGAATCGGCTCCACAGAAAAAAAGACCACTACTACCACGGCGCACCGAGGAACGAGTCGGGACTGACGCGCGCGCTCGTAATGGGAGTTCGCTTGGGACCGAAAGTGTAACACACAGCGACAAGCCGTTGCTAAGAGACCCGTTAGATGAAATGGACGAACTAACGCTTCCCAAGAAGCACAAGGTTCACATGGTGAGACCGCGCAAGCGTAGCTCCGAAAGCAGCGAATGTGCAAGCCAAAGGTCTGCGAAGGCTGTGTCGTATAAGCAGTTTCTGCATGTCAAAGGTGACTCGTCTTGGCGGGAGTCTGGGGTTTGA
- the LOC5515704 gene encoding protein EFR3 homolog B — protein MATSHICSCFGNFGPRYKRLVDNIFPADARSGLVKANMDKLIFYALSSPEKLDRIGTYLARKLTRFVDRKRYDFVRISMEALDLLLMACHAPSLNLFVESFLRMVQKLLESPEAELQVLGTSSFVKFANIEEDTPSYHRRYDFFVSKFSAMCWNDNENQKHRQQIRTSGLRGLQGVVRKTVSDDLQVNLWDNTHISKIVPSLLFILEESEKSFNEFQSDDDPAHIAEACLRELMSRASFGNIKSVINPVLNHLNSSELWVPNEFALKVFKIIMFSVQNQYNYVVIQMLLSYLDASSKESAKKKAGVVSVLAECVGLATGSSIGPAVLEVFNTLLRHLRYSVDARFNSSGHGCKLEDEMDFEQSIVHTIGAFAALLPDFQKTDVMLFIMDKFPHRNTNQHTSDRRSLRFTESDVELQKMLLHSLRQVSVSYNPTSLSAVFSPSFMDAIFHAAIVENPEVRQLALEVIFALIDRHNNSKNLGLNGMLKDGKEIQLNVEKCPKQDLMFFQKYHDQIIWYLYESASMRTNNVSNILAIYVTMATISTEMSEMEVISQLVPLVFGFQNMAMKEESKISTACRCALHAVVAAFLSLAAQLLRLETLNDYAEEVLRSREREASWLVPQKALTSEKIQLTSFNFPNHLLFDVNKVYEMFKKAGCDYKGIRVAYEHQELSGVLARTSSPESIVSSVSNELDGQPSSGGTRPSTPMEHITFQILKGIISDRQHVNGTNIESPKFAESSFNEIADIASYQLQEFNSKLDNVLEAALIPLTTSALSISTVSISSVPGDDTFELKFPQEYIY, from the coding sequence ATGGCGACTTCCCACATTTGTTCTTGTTTCGGCAATTTTGGGCCAAGATACAAACGACTTGTCGATAATATTTTTCCAGCAGATGCAAGGAGCGGTCTCGTGAAAGCCAACATGGATAAGTTGATATTCTACGCGCTTTCTTCGCCGGAAAAGCTTGACCGAATCGGGACTTACCTAGCAAGGAAGCTAACGAGATTTGTTGATAGGAAACGGTACGACTTTGTTCGGATATCCATGGAAGCCTTAGATTTACTGCTAATGGCCTGTCACGCCCCTAGCTTGAATCTCTTTGTGGAAAGTTTTCTCAGAATGGTGCAGAAACTTCTTGAAAGCCCAGAGGCAGAGTTACAAGTTCTTGGAACTAGTTCCTTTGTAAAGTTTGCCAACATCGAAGAGGATACCCCATCTTACCACCGGCGGTACGATTTCTTCGTCTCCAAGTTTAGTGCAATGTGCTGGAACGACAATGAAAACCAGAAGCACAGGCAGCAGATTCGGACCTCGGGTCTTAGAGGACTTCAAGGGGTTGTTAGAAAAACGGTTTCGGATGATTTACAAGTCAATCTTTGGGACAATACACACATCAGCAAAATAGTACCGTCCTTGTTGTTTATTCTGGAGGAAAGTGAGAAATCGTTCAACGAATTTCAGAGTGATGACGATCCAGCTCATATTGCAGAGGCCTGCTTGAGAGAGCTGATGAGCCGAGCAAGCTTTGGTAACATTAAATCTGTGATAAACCCTGTATTGAACCACCTTAATAGCAGTGAATTATGGGTTCCTAATGAGTTTGCCCTGAAGGTTTTCAAGATAATCATGTTTTCTGTCCAGAACCAGTATAATTATGTTGTTATCCAGATGTTACTTAGCTACTTGGATGCAAGCTCCAAGGAGTCGGCAAAGAAAAAAGCAGGCGTTGTCAGCGTGCTAGCAGAGTGTGTGGGTCTTGCTACAGGATCCTCTATTGGTCCAGCAGTACTGGAAGTGTTTAACACATTACTGCGCCATTTAAGATACTCAGTAGATGCGAGGTTCAACTCCTCTGGCCATGGTTGCAAACTAGAGGATGAGATGGATTTTGAGCAGTCTATTGTTCATACTATCGGAGCATTTGCTGCCTTGCTACCTGATTTTCAGAAGACAGATGTAATGTTATTTATCATGGACAAATTCCCGCATCGAAATACCAATCAGCACACTTCAGATCGGCGCTCACTGAGATTTACAGAGAGTGATGTTGAATTACAGAAAATGTTGCTACACAGTTTACGCCAAGTGTCTGTCAGCTATAACCCCACATCGCTCTCTGCAGTATTCTCACCATCTTTCATGGATGCGATTTTCCATGCAGCTATCGTAGAGAATCCAGAAGTTCGTCAGCTTGCACTTGAAGTGATCTTTGCACTTATAGATCGccacaacaacagcaaaaatcTAGGGCTAAATGGAATGTTGAAAGATGGCAAAGAGATTCAGTTGAATGTTGAGAAATGTCCAAAGCAGGACTTGATGTTTTTCCAGAAGTACCATGACCAGATAATCTGGTATCTGTATGAAAGTGCCAGCATGAGAACCAATAATGTTAGTAACATCTTGGCTATCTATGTTACAATGGCAACTATCAGCACAGAGATGAGTGAGATGGAAGTGATCTCCCAACTTGTTCCACTGGTGTTTGGTTTCCAGaatatggcaatgaaagaggAGTCTAAGATTTCTACTGCATGTCGCTGTGCTTTACATGCAGTTGTAGCAGCTTTTTTGAGTCTTGCAGCACAATTACTCAGACTAGAGACACTGAATGATTATGCTGAAGAGGTACTGAGGTCAAGAGAGAGAGAAGCAAGCTGGTTGGTTCCTCAGAAAGCTCTGACTTCTGAGAAGATCCAGCTGACCAGCTTTAACTTTCCAAATCACTTGTTGTTTGATGTAAACAAGGTTTATGAGATGTTTAAAAAGGCTGGCTGTGATTACAAGGGGATTAGAGTAGCTTACGAGCATCAAGAGCTGTCTGGTGTCCTGGCCAGGACATCTTCTCCTGAAAGCATTGTTTCCTCAGTCTCAAATGAACTGGATGGGCAGCCATCATCTGGAGGAACACGCCCATCTACGCCTATGGAGCATATCACCTTTCAAATTCTTAAGGGCATTATCTCTGACCGACAACATGTGAATGGGACAAACATAGAGTCACCAAAGTTTGCAGAGTCCAGTTTTAATGAGATCGCTGATATAGCATCATATCAACTTCAGGAATTCAATAGTAAACTGGATAATGTCTTAGAAGCAGCACTAATACCGTTGACAACTAGTGCTCTCAGCATATCCACGGTCAGCATATCATCCGTCCCAGGAGACGACACATTTGAACTGAAGTTTCCTCAGGAATATATATACTAG
- the LOC5515696 gene encoding glutamate-rich protein 2 isoform X2 encodes MAELRRVTSPTAANTNEKSNRPSSSSGVTKSLKKMPSEGLISLSPEPGRVKFAESSLDRPGSSGSARAESSLTKEMESLSVNKKSIGTEKMVVSEHIKDQGKSDSSDSETSSEESSGDETSSPETYTTKTQDKFEAPVELKGDFLSAVMDEDYEKAKDLCKQILLLEPDNATCTEFHSVLAEKIKQDEVQEDTDTDSDDDDDDDDDDNEDSSEEGDDEENEESSDDDEEDDDDDDSDDDFTPPTGPINLIMGGLPIKMQNR; translated from the exons ATGGCCGAACTTCGACGGGTTACTTCGCCAACCGCTGCAAATACCAATGAGAAAAGTAACAG ACCTTCTTCAAGCAGCGGAGTGACAAAGAGTCTTAAAAAG ATGCCATCTGAAGGACTCATTTCACTCTCTCCAG AACCTGGCAGAGTGAAGTTTGCAGAGTCTTCCCTGGACAGACCAGGGTCCAGTGGTAGCGCAAGGGCAG AATCAAGTCTTAcaaaggaaatggaatctctaTCAGTCAACAAGAAATCAATAGGAACGGAGAAAATGGTAGTTTCAGAACACATAAAAGACCAGGGAAAGTCTGACAGCTCTGACTCGGAAACTAGCTCAGAAGAAAGTTCTGGTGATGAAACCAGCTCCCCAGAGACATATACTACAAAAACTCAGGACAAATTTGAAGCCCCAGTTGAGCTGAAAGGGGACTTCCTATCTGCTGTTATGGATGAGGATTATGAAAAAGCAAAGGATCTTTGCAAGCAAA TTTTACTGCTTGAGCCAGATAATGCAACATGTACAGAATTTCATTCTGTTTTGGcagagaaaataaaacaag ATGAAGTACAAGAAGACACAGATAcagacagtgatgatgatgatgatgacgatgatgatgacaatgaagACAGTAGTGAGGAAGGTGACGATGAGGAAAATGAAGAAAGCTCAGATGATGACGAAGaggacgatgatgatgatgatagtgatgatgacttTACCCCACCTACCGGACCTATTAATTTAATTATGGGTGGATTACCCATTAAAATGCAAAACAGATGA
- the LOC5515696 gene encoding glutamate-rich protein 2 isoform X1, whose product MAELRRVTSPTAANTNEKSNRPSSSSGVTKSLKKMPSEGLISLSPEPGRVKFAESSLDRPGSSGSARAGSAGHVERRLQLARKKQDELTDADINMFRKYSSESSLTKEMESLSVNKKSIGTEKMVVSEHIKDQGKSDSSDSETSSEESSGDETSSPETYTTKTQDKFEAPVELKGDFLSAVMDEDYEKAKDLCKQILLLEPDNATCTEFHSVLAEKIKQDEVQEDTDTDSDDDDDDDDDDNEDSSEEGDDEENEESSDDDEEDDDDDDSDDDFTPPTGPINLIMGGLPIKMQNR is encoded by the exons ATGGCCGAACTTCGACGGGTTACTTCGCCAACCGCTGCAAATACCAATGAGAAAAGTAACAG ACCTTCTTCAAGCAGCGGAGTGACAAAGAGTCTTAAAAAG ATGCCATCTGAAGGACTCATTTCACTCTCTCCAG AACCTGGCAGAGTGAAGTTTGCAGAGTCTTCCCTGGACAGACCAGGGTCCAGTGGTAGCGCAAGGGCAGGTAGTGCAGGTCATGTCGAGAGAAGGTTACAGCTTGCCAGAAAAAAGCAAGATGAGCTGACTGATGCCGATATAAACATGTTCAGAAAATACTCTTCTG AATCAAGTCTTAcaaaggaaatggaatctctaTCAGTCAACAAGAAATCAATAGGAACGGAGAAAATGGTAGTTTCAGAACACATAAAAGACCAGGGAAAGTCTGACAGCTCTGACTCGGAAACTAGCTCAGAAGAAAGTTCTGGTGATGAAACCAGCTCCCCAGAGACATATACTACAAAAACTCAGGACAAATTTGAAGCCCCAGTTGAGCTGAAAGGGGACTTCCTATCTGCTGTTATGGATGAGGATTATGAAAAAGCAAAGGATCTTTGCAAGCAAA TTTTACTGCTTGAGCCAGATAATGCAACATGTACAGAATTTCATTCTGTTTTGGcagagaaaataaaacaag ATGAAGTACAAGAAGACACAGATAcagacagtgatgatgatgatgatgacgatgatgatgacaatgaagACAGTAGTGAGGAAGGTGACGATGAGGAAAATGAAGAAAGCTCAGATGATGACGAAGaggacgatgatgatgatgatagtgatgatgacttTACCCCACCTACCGGACCTATTAATTTAATTATGGGTGGATTACCCATTAAAATGCAAAACAGATGA
- the LOC5515713 gene encoding solute carrier family 52, riboflavin transporter, member 3-B, with translation MSSRIKTFFSKFDISWPTYALVCLFGIGSWVALNGIWVELPIFVKHAPEAWNLPSYLAIIVQLANIGPIVYGFGNHWAKNVCNEWTAIPLIVTIGAVSCFLLAYFWDRTSLLFGANHSTALLALSFTLSLVDCTSSVVFLTFIGTFPAPYLTALFIGETLSGMLPSFVALGQGIGDPCNSTLIQNTTILVNDFESTDLYVGKGLKFGPEEFFFFLFSMMVVCGLSFLALNVLPFAKRQQILQRPDHRTNFSEVNRHLLSENEFVSYGPHGSISSDTSAPDDEQVPPAIVYQPNCSSRQVVYLLFVQVWINGLANGVLPSTQAYACQPYGSQAYHLAVTLTSISNALTCVLALWLPSQSTSIVTIFACIYNILSGYLLLLASLSPTPPLYNTLMGSIIMVTVSVVSGSLITYTKLTICTIMKKKGQRALFWCGVAIQAGSCIGALVIFPVVNVAKAFHQAKQQC, from the exons ATGTCATCTAGAATCAAAACTTTTTTCTCCAAATTCGACATTTCGTGGCCGACTTACGCTctagtttgtttgtttggaaTTGGATCGTGGGTCGCGCTCAATGGCATTTGGGTAGAACTACCGATTTtcgtcaaacatgctcctgaGGCATGGAACTTACCATCCTATTTGGCAATAATAGTCCAGCTTGCAAATATCGGACCCATTGTTTATGGATTTGGAAACCACTGGGCCAAGAATGTCTGTAACGAATGGACTGCTATTCCCCTCATTGTTACAATTGGTGCTGTTTCCTGTTTCTTGTTGGCATATTTTTGGGACAGAACAAGTCTTTTATTTGGCGCAAATCACAGTACGGCTTTGCTGGCGTTATCCTTCACGCTTTCCCTTGTAGACTGCACGTCTTCCGTTGTTTTCCTTACTTTTATTGGAACGTTTCCGGCACCATATTTGACGGCATTGTTTATTGGCGAAACCCTTAGTGGAATGTTGCCAAGTTTTGTTGCCCTAGGACAGGGAATCGGTGACCCATGTAATTCAACTCTAATTCAAAATACCACAATTCTGGTAAATGACTTTGAAAGCACTGATCTTTATGTTGGCAAGGGTCTTAAATTTGGCCCAGAggaatttttcttttttcttttttccatgATGGTAGTATGTGGTTTGTCATTTCTAGCCCTGAATGTTCTACCATTTGCAAAGCGGCAGCAAATATTACAGAGACCAGATCACAGAACCAATTTTAGTGAAGTTAATAGGCACTTATTATCAGAAAATGAGTTTGTCAGCTATGGGCCTCACGGTAGCATTAGCAGCGACACTAGTGCTCCTGATGATGAACAAGTTCCACCTGCTATTGTATACCAGCCCAACTGCAGTAGCAGACAAGTTGTGTATCTGCTCTTTGTTCAAGTTTGGATCAATGGACTTGCAAATGGTGTCCTTCCATCAACTCAAGCATATGCCTGTCAGCCATATGGTAGCCAAGCCTACCATTTAG CCGTGACACTGACATCAATCTCAAATGCGCTGACATGTGTCCTTGCACTATGGCTACCAAGTCAATCCACATCTATCGTCACCATATTCGCCTGCATCTACAATATCCTGAGTGGCTACTTGCTGCTTCTTGCCAGTTTgagccccacccctcccctctacaACACACTTATGGGCTCCATAATAATG gtgACTGTTAGTGTAGTCAGTGGATCACTCATCACCTATACAAAACTCACAATCTGTACTATCATGAAGAAGAAGGGCCAGAGAGCACTATTCTGGTGTGGTGTAGCAATACAAGCAGGATCCTGTATTGGTGCTCTTGTGATATTTCCTGTTGTGAATGTGGCGAAAGCTTTTCATCAGGCCAAACAGCAGTGCTGA
- the LOC116620011 gene encoding trace amine-associated receptor 4 yields MNQSVSPGGAYEAPLYDRVALVFVCSISSLVGAFTNALIVIAVLSSLHLWESRYFLLLSLSVSDFLSCALWQPTLIHSTVTGQYGSLSSFLAYFTALSSLNSLVFVTVERFIAVFFPYVYINNIPKSCEVVICAVLAYIISLGLTVLRVIHVIGVVTIYCYLMVISILLLCIYIAIFITARKQDLKVRPPPLPRQCSTREQRRSWNKQQKLHESKTTKTVAIILGVYYTCWLPFLMFPAIPVEYIPRTFHWINCAASLQSLANPFIYFLFVRRLRKKVVKILTQKFRNF; encoded by the exons ATGAACCAGTCGGTGTCACCTGGGGGCGCGTATGAAGCCCCTCTATATGACCGAGTGGCGCTAGTGTTCGTGTGTAGCATAAGCTCTCTTGTTGGCGCTTTTACAAACGCTCTTATCGTCATTGCGGTTCTCTCATCCCTCCATCTCTGGGAGAGTCGCTATTTTCTTCTACTCTCGCTCTCCGTTTCTGATTTTCTGTCGTGTGCGCTCTGGCAGCCGACATTAATCCACTCTACTGTGACAGGCCAGTACGGTTCTTTATCAAGCTTTCTGGCCTATTTTACGGCTCTGTCGTCATTAAACAG CCTTGTGTTTGTGACGGTGGAGCGCTTCATCGCGGTATTCTTCCCGTATGTGTACATCAATAACATCCCCAAGAGTTGCGAGGTGGTAATCTGCGCTGTGTTAGCGTATATCATCTCTTTGGGGCTGACTGTGTTGCGGGTGATTCACGTCATCGGCGTGGTAACCATCTACTGCTATTTAATGGTGATTTCGATCTTGCTGTTATGCATCTACATCGCGATTTTCATCACGG CCCGAAAGCAAGATCTCAAAGTTCGTCCGCCCCCCTTACCTCGGCAATGCAGCACCAGGGAACAACGGCGTTCCTGGAACAAACAGCAAAAACTTCACGAGAGTAAAACTACCAAGACGGTGGCAATCATCTTGGGGGTGTACTATACGTGTTGGCTGCCATTTCTGATGTTCCCAGCCATTCCCGTGGAGTATATCCCACGGACTTTCCACTGGATCAACTGCGCTGCATCGCTTCAGTCCCTAGCGAATCCATTCATCTACTTTCTGTTTGTCAGAAGGTTAAGGAAAAAGGTCGTCAAGATATTGACCCAGAAATTCCGGAATTTCTAA